A portion of the uncultured Bacteroides sp. genome contains these proteins:
- a CDS encoding IS256 family transposase, translated as MLSKEFLSQFKTEEDVSQFLKDLHSQVLEQMLQGEMDAHLGYDKHSTDGYNSGNSRNGSFSKKIQSEHGEHLIEVPRDRKGEFEPIVVPKHQSRGLSIERLVISLYAKGMSVSDIEDELRDIYQISLSTSAISIITNKVTQAAIEWQNRPLERLYMIVWMDGIVFKVRESGKVINKTVYLCVGLNNRGYKEVLGMWIGKTESSSFWMSVLTDLKARGVEDILITVTDNLNGFTETIRAVFPQSTTQICVVHQIRNSCRYVVWKDLKEFTADMKEIYTSVNRDQAAIALEEFERKWGAKYRHAVQSWHRNWNDLTAFFDFPIEIRTIIYTTNLIENLNGKIRKYTKTKLSFPTDDALRKSVWLAISEIEKKWTMPIRNWGVVMNQFLVIFENRIEL; from the coding sequence ATGCTCAGTAAAGAGTTCTTGAGTCAATTCAAGACAGAGGAAGATGTTAGTCAGTTTCTCAAAGATCTTCATTCTCAAGTATTGGAACAAATGCTTCAGGGTGAGATGGATGCCCATTTAGGTTATGACAAGCATAGTACTGATGGTTATAACAGTGGTAACTCTCGCAATGGAAGCTTTAGCAAGAAGATTCAGAGCGAGCATGGTGAGCATCTAATCGAAGTTCCTCGTGATCGCAAAGGAGAGTTTGAACCTATTGTGGTTCCCAAACATCAAAGTCGTGGTTTATCTATAGAACGCCTGGTTATCTCTCTTTATGCAAAGGGAATGAGCGTATCTGATATTGAGGATGAGTTACGAGATATTTATCAAATAAGCCTCTCAACCAGTGCAATATCAATCATTACCAATAAAGTCACTCAGGCTGCAATTGAGTGGCAGAATCGCCCGCTAGAACGATTATATATGATTGTTTGGATGGATGGCATCGTATTCAAGGTTAGAGAATCAGGAAAAGTTATAAACAAGACTGTTTATCTATGTGTGGGGCTTAATAACCGTGGCTACAAAGAAGTTCTTGGTATGTGGATCGGGAAGACTGAAAGCTCTTCTTTTTGGATGTCTGTTCTAACGGATCTCAAAGCACGTGGTGTGGAGGATATACTTATAACGGTAACTGACAACCTAAATGGCTTTACCGAAACCATACGTGCTGTATTTCCCCAATCCACAACTCAAATATGTGTGGTACATCAAATACGTAATTCATGTAGATATGTTGTATGGAAGGATTTAAAAGAGTTTACGGCTGATATGAAAGAGATTTATACCTCCGTCAATCGAGACCAAGCAGCCATCGCATTGGAAGAATTTGAGCGAAAATGGGGTGCTAAATATCGTCATGCCGTACAAAGTTGGCATCGCAACTGGAACGATCTGACTGCTTTCTTTGATTTTCCCATAGAGATACGTACTATCATTTATACAACCAATTTAATCGAAAATCTGAATGGCAAGATACGGAAATATACCAAAACAAAATTATCATTTCCTACTGACGATGCCCTCAGAAAGTCCGTTTGGTTGGCTATTAGTGAGATTGAAAAGAAATGGACGATGCCTATAAGAAATTGGGGTGTGGTTATGAATCAATTTTTAGTTATCTTTGAAAACAGAATCGAACTTTAG
- a CDS encoding site-specific integrase, translated as MNSITDFVTTLAGKLVQSERHGTARSYISSIRRLNLFMQRDTLTFDELTPALLKQYELHLYADGCKRNSVSLYMRMLRSICNQACRRGVATPVIGLFDEVFTGTDSSEKRAASPNVIKRLNEVELGEFSELIFARDIFLLSFFLRGIPFVDLAHLRKSDIRMGVLRYRRSKTNRLLTVALEPCAQALIRKYAILTKDSPYLLPIISHPGSNEYRQYQSALRLYNKRLARLSEILRLKTPLTSYVARHSWATAAYRQGIPVAVISESLGHASEKVTYTYLASFENRTLRNANRKVIALLDFKEEKDSSFSKPPFLKSKNNVFQ; from the coding sequence ATGAACAGTATTACCGATTTTGTAACTACACTAGCCGGAAAGCTGGTGCAATCTGAACGACATGGCACGGCGCGATCGTATATTAGCTCTATTCGTAGATTGAATCTCTTTATGCAACGTGATACGCTGACTTTCGATGAACTGACGCCTGCGTTGCTAAAACAGTATGAACTGCACCTTTATGCAGACGGATGCAAGCGAAATTCCGTATCGTTGTATATGCGCATGTTGCGCTCTATCTGTAATCAGGCTTGTCGACGAGGAGTAGCAACGCCTGTTATCGGGCTCTTTGATGAGGTTTTCACAGGCACTGATTCATCAGAGAAGCGTGCGGCATCGCCTAATGTGATTAAACGGCTGAATGAGGTTGAGTTGGGAGAATTTTCTGAATTGATTTTTGCCCGCGACATCTTTCTACTCTCTTTTTTCTTGCGTGGCATTCCGTTTGTCGACCTTGCACATTTGCGTAAAAGTGATATTCGGATGGGGGTACTGAGGTATCGACGAAGTAAAACGAATCGTCTGCTTACCGTTGCTTTGGAACCTTGTGCTCAAGCGCTCATTCGTAAATATGCAATCCTGACTAAAGATTCTCCTTACTTGTTGCCAATCATTAGCCATCCGGGATCTAATGAATATCGGCAGTATCAAAGTGCGTTACGTCTTTATAATAAAAGATTGGCACGTCTTTCTGAAATATTGAGATTAAAAACTCCCCTAACTTCTTACGTGGCACGCCATTCATGGGCTACGGCTGCTTATCGTCAGGGCATCCCTGTTGCTGTAATTAGTGAATCCCTTGGACATGCTTCTGAAAAAGTTACCTATACTTATCTTGCTTCATTTGAGAATCGTACGCTGCGCAATGCAAATAGAAAGGTGATTGCATTGCTTGATTTCAAAGAAGAGAAAGACTCTTCATTTTCTAAACCCCCATTTCTCAAGTCTAAGAATAATGTCTTTCAATAA
- a CDS encoding DUF3805 domain-containing protein: MTQQGNKFISPGAWFSMIYPSNWNEFEDGEGSFLFYNPDKWTGNFRISAYKAEAKSADAMTYGRQSVLDELKDNPSASSIQIGELECAYSKEMFQEEGEYYTTHLWITGINDVAFECRFTVLKGGEVKEAEEVIASLEVRQNGVKYPAETIPIRLSEIYQVNEGYEWAVSTVKKLLKKDFQGVEEDLFKLQQVMDGGKIEKSQRDVWMAFGITLCTILGNEIDGFEWKTLMDGNREVPVLQYIQTGKLIDPMELVWKKVKAGERCDIVEEYKNVIEEIGR, translated from the coding sequence ATGACGCAACAGGGCAATAAATTTATCTCTCCGGGAGCTTGGTTTTCAATGATATATCCTTCAAATTGGAATGAATTTGAAGATGGTGAGGGCAGCTTTCTTTTCTATAATCCCGATAAATGGACGGGCAATTTCCGTATATCTGCATACAAAGCGGAAGCTAAATCGGCTGATGCCATGACTTATGGACGACAATCTGTATTAGATGAATTGAAAGATAATCCCTCTGCTTCCTCTATTCAAATAGGCGAGTTGGAGTGTGCTTACAGCAAGGAAATGTTTCAGGAAGAAGGGGAATATTACACAACTCATCTCTGGATTACAGGCATTAACGATGTTGCTTTTGAATGTCGTTTTACCGTTCTTAAAGGTGGTGAAGTGAAGGAGGCGGAAGAGGTCATTGCTTCACTCGAAGTAAGACAGAATGGGGTGAAATATCCTGCAGAAACGATTCCTATCCGACTGTCGGAAATCTATCAGGTTAATGAAGGCTATGAGTGGGCGGTGTCTACAGTGAAGAAGCTCCTGAAAAAAGACTTCCAAGGGGTAGAAGAGGATCTGTTTAAACTCCAACAGGTGATGGATGGAGGCAAGATAGAGAAGTCGCAACGGGATGTATGGATGGCCTTTGGCATAACCCTTTGCACTATTCTTGGCAATGAAATAGATGGCTTTGAATGGAAGACGCTCATGGATGGCAACCGTGAGGTACCAGTACTGCAATATATACAGACGGGGAAGCTTATTGATCCGATGGAATTGGTGTGGAAAAAAGTGAAGGCTGGCGAGCGTTGCGATATTGTAGAGGAATATAAAAATGTAATTGAAGAAATCGGTAGATAA
- a CDS encoding SusD/RagB family nutrient-binding outer membrane lipoprotein, producing the protein MNKIKYICLALLLIVSFASCSEWLDVNESTDSPASSAIAVNNRLTSMQHYFQYAYETAGLRSAMITGVLTRTWSTGNAHNELCAWNPIIGSTTTPYQMWFIGCAANIPDMLKKATEEEAWHYIGATKIIEAWGYMTMVDWYGEMPFTEAVGDALTPKYDTGETIFKACVAKLDTAITYLQKEQPVTATALSKGDGWNGGDVQKWIKLAYGLKARWLNNLSKKSDLYDPDAILDALSHAAQSNSEATVVKHYNDEGDTDKDVLLGDPLKTSILYDGIGMNTYFFYTKWYADLLTNTFTGGSNVEDPRTDKILPSSQQKINGVLKLVRTVPIDVMNSNIRTKNGPILASYAALGTDDTSTAVRKILGLSSSDNAKRFFVASTDAARAGDTIYVNLRSQGAMFAAQKSLMDGNDDTYKDADGRILSTGSFFTRPDAPGMLLTYSELCFIKAEVLFRKGEKGTALTAYKDGIRSHMELMNQKLSTYITNVNPNKYSMEQSKIDAFLGSSAVAQNVGDLTMAKIMQQKFIACSFSLQNWNDMRRFDYSTPGEFGVVYPDFKRPYEFDYNSGNTKMTGTVNTDTRYWFRRMIQCSHERNYNSDNLLASNPEALLTTNWSRPVWWDTKE; encoded by the coding sequence ATGAATAAAATAAAATATATCTGTTTAGCTTTGCTTTTGATAGTGAGCTTTGCTTCTTGTAGTGAGTGGCTGGATGTAAATGAAAGTACTGACTCGCCTGCGAGTTCTGCTATCGCCGTAAATAATAGGCTGACTTCCATGCAACACTATTTTCAATATGCGTATGAAACGGCCGGATTGCGTTCGGCTATGATAACCGGTGTTTTAACTCGTACTTGGTCGACTGGGAATGCTCATAATGAACTTTGTGCTTGGAATCCCATAATTGGATCTACTACAACTCCTTATCAAATGTGGTTTATCGGTTGTGCGGCAAATATTCCTGATATGCTTAAAAAAGCAACTGAGGAAGAAGCGTGGCACTACATTGGAGCTACTAAAATAATAGAAGCTTGGGGATATATGACAATGGTTGACTGGTATGGAGAAATGCCATTTACAGAAGCGGTAGGCGATGCTTTGACTCCTAAATATGATACAGGAGAAACTATTTTTAAAGCATGCGTTGCTAAGTTGGATACAGCCATTACTTATTTGCAAAAAGAGCAACCTGTAACAGCTACTGCACTTTCAAAAGGAGATGGATGGAATGGTGGTGATGTACAAAAATGGATAAAGCTTGCTTATGGATTGAAAGCCCGTTGGTTGAATAATCTTTCTAAAAAAAGCGATCTTTATGATCCTGATGCGATTCTGGATGCTTTATCTCATGCTGCTCAGTCGAACAGTGAAGCTACTGTCGTGAAACATTATAATGATGAGGGGGATACAGACAAGGATGTGCTTCTGGGTGATCCATTGAAGACATCAATTTTGTATGATGGCATAGGTATGAATACGTATTTCTTTTATACTAAGTGGTATGCTGACTTGTTAACTAACACGTTTACCGGTGGTAGTAATGTGGAAGATCCGCGTACGGATAAGATACTTCCTTCTTCACAGCAAAAGATAAATGGAGTTTTGAAATTGGTTCGTACAGTGCCAATTGATGTGATGAATAGCAATATTCGTACAAAGAATGGGCCTATCTTGGCTTCTTATGCAGCTTTGGGAACTGATGATACATCAACGGCGGTAAGAAAGATTCTTGGATTATCTTCTAGCGATAATGCGAAGAGATTTTTTGTTGCCAGTACTGATGCCGCTAGAGCAGGTGATACTATTTATGTCAATCTACGTTCTCAGGGAGCAATGTTTGCTGCTCAAAAGAGTTTAATGGATGGAAATGATGACACATACAAAGATGCTGATGGTCGCATCTTGTCTACCGGATCATTCTTCACTCGCCCGGATGCTCCCGGCATGTTGCTTACTTACTCAGAGCTTTGTTTCATTAAAGCCGAGGTATTGTTCCGTAAAGGAGAAAAAGGAACTGCGTTGACGGCATACAAAGATGGTATTCGGTCTCACATGGAATTGATGAATCAGAAGTTGAGTACTTATATTACCAATGTTAACCCGAATAAATATTCAATGGAGCAATCAAAAATAGATGCCTTTCTGGGAAGTTCGGCGGTTGCTCAGAATGTAGGCGACTTAACCATGGCTAAGATTATGCAACAGAAGTTTATAGCATGTTCTTTCTCACTCCAAAACTGGAATGACATGCGTCGCTTCGACTATAGTACTCCTGGTGAATTTGGTGTCGTTTATCCTGATTTTAAACGCCCTTATGAGTTTGACTATAATTCGGGTAACACCAAAATGACTGGCACGGTGAATACCGATACTCGTTATTGGTTTCGTCGTATGATTCAGTGCTCTCATGAGCGTAATTATAATTCGGATAATCTACTCGCCTCAAATCCGGAAGCGTTATTAACGACTAATTGGTCTCGTCCGGTTTGGTGGGATACAAAAGAATAA
- a CDS encoding SusC/RagA family TonB-linked outer membrane protein — MKRNYCLSFVFFAVLGLSISSPANAVGNSDILASQSTQQIKKISGTIVDSKGEPIIGASVLVKGTGSGTITDIDGKFTLNASQGAVLVISYVGYAKKELTVGVPTVYKIVLVDDAQALSEVVVTAMGIKKEKKALGYAVQDIKSDELLKNKSANVINSLNGKVAGVNITQGGGAAGAGSQIVLRGGTSLERDNQPLFVIDGVIFDNGTSIGGDSGFDGAQRTSSTYSNRVMDINPEDVESMSVLKGPTAAALYGSKAAAGAIIITTKKGTEGNVQVNVSTKLSTNWVNRLPEQQSVYKRGTYNGSGVFSDFTTNSWGQKFADGETVYDNVGDFFQNSSIFDNSASISGGGKNNSFFLSASRFDQDGIIPSTGYVKNTFRFNGEQKYGDLTVGANVAYTASSLDKTLTSGGLFNSSGTGAMQGVYGYSRSDDMKHYLNEDGTRWRMFKGLQKVEDDDDNPYWTINKNKMTDKTNRLTGSINLNYNVASWMNIVYKAGIDRYTTTSRTLIAPGGGVISDWQNGMLSESNRTYEYLSSNLMLNFNKKIGDVGFDLLLGHTAEDTKIKTDRVMGYNFSVDGIYSFNNILNKNKKQQQISSRKRLVGGYGEFRVSYKSLLYLSVTGRNDWTSTLPIDNRSYFYPSFNGSFIFTELLPENNVLSFGKLRVSHAGVGKDAEPGSVITTTWAPTAHLAGYGTSNFWTKGNPNLEPERTKSTELGLEMRFFNGRLGFDYTYYSNKSINQIVSPRLSQTTGYILLSSNIGTITNKGMELSITGQPIKTKDLTWDMTLNLSGNRGKVNDLINGVNILYVTDVQVGNAKAASFNGGNFMAISGSKWARDPEGNVILDPKSGMPTYDGLTTYEIGNREPKLIGGLNNSISYKGWNLSFLFDFRIGGDIYNGTDYYLTDAGLSMRSVNRESITIDGVVKNGDAYDKKSYNFDANKFYLKGVEVPEGTTNAQSGKYIIQQYYKTYYAYESSNYMTDTNWLRLRSVSLSYSFPKVWLAKTKFIKGLTANISGTNLLLWTNYKGLDPENSAAGSGAVGSSSVGIDYCGVPSTAGMSFGLNFTF, encoded by the coding sequence ATGAAAAGAAATTATTGCTTATCATTCGTCTTTTTTGCCGTATTAGGGCTTTCTATATCTTCTCCGGCGAATGCAGTCGGTAATTCGGATATATTAGCCTCTCAAAGTACTCAGCAAATAAAGAAAATCTCAGGAACAATTGTTGATTCAAAAGGTGAGCCCATTATTGGTGCCAGTGTGTTGGTAAAAGGTACAGGTAGCGGTACTATTACCGATATTGATGGAAAGTTTACCTTAAATGCTTCTCAAGGAGCCGTTTTAGTTATATCCTATGTTGGCTATGCTAAAAAAGAGTTAACTGTGGGAGTGCCTACGGTATATAAGATTGTGTTGGTCGATGATGCTCAAGCACTTAGCGAAGTGGTGGTTACCGCCATGGGTATCAAGAAAGAAAAGAAAGCATTGGGGTATGCGGTACAGGATATTAAGAGTGATGAACTTTTAAAAAATAAAAGTGCTAATGTTATTAACTCCCTTAATGGTAAAGTGGCTGGTGTTAATATTACTCAGGGTGGTGGTGCTGCAGGGGCAGGTTCGCAAATCGTTCTTCGTGGTGGTACTTCATTGGAACGTGATAATCAACCACTCTTTGTGATTGATGGTGTTATTTTTGATAATGGTACGAGCATAGGTGGAGATAGTGGTTTTGATGGTGCACAACGCACATCTTCTACATACAGTAATCGTGTGATGGATATCAATCCTGAAGATGTAGAAAGCATGTCAGTGTTGAAAGGTCCTACTGCTGCTGCTCTTTATGGATCTAAAGCTGCAGCAGGGGCTATTATTATTACGACTAAAAAAGGTACTGAGGGCAATGTTCAGGTGAATGTGAGCACTAAACTCAGTACTAACTGGGTTAACCGTCTGCCCGAACAACAGTCTGTTTACAAACGAGGAACTTATAATGGTTCCGGAGTTTTCAGCGATTTCACAACGAATTCGTGGGGACAGAAATTTGCTGATGGAGAAACTGTCTATGATAATGTGGGCGATTTTTTCCAAAATTCATCTATTTTTGATAATAGTGCTAGTATTTCAGGTGGCGGAAAGAATAATAGTTTCTTTCTTTCAGCTTCCAGATTTGATCAAGATGGAATCATCCCGTCTACGGGATATGTGAAAAATACGTTTCGTTTCAATGGTGAACAAAAATATGGAGATTTAACTGTTGGGGCGAATGTTGCCTATACTGCTTCTAGTCTAGATAAAACATTAACAAGTGGAGGTCTATTCAACTCTTCCGGTACGGGAGCAATGCAGGGTGTTTATGGCTACTCTCGTAGTGATGATATGAAGCACTATTTAAATGAAGATGGCACTAGGTGGCGTATGTTCAAAGGGCTTCAAAAGGTAGAAGATGATGATGATAATCCTTATTGGACTATTAATAAAAATAAGATGACGGATAAAACCAATCGCTTAACAGGTTCTATAAACCTGAACTACAATGTGGCTAGTTGGATGAATATTGTTTATAAAGCAGGGATCGACCGTTACACGACTACTTCGAGAACTCTTATTGCTCCCGGAGGAGGAGTTATATCCGACTGGCAGAACGGGATGTTATCGGAGAGTAATAGAACGTATGAATATCTTTCTTCTAATTTAATGCTTAATTTTAATAAGAAAATAGGCGATGTTGGTTTTGATTTGCTTTTGGGACATACGGCTGAAGATACTAAGATTAAGACTGATCGCGTAATGGGATACAACTTCAGTGTTGATGGTATTTACAGTTTTAATAATATTCTTAATAAAAATAAAAAGCAACAACAAATAAGTTCTCGTAAAAGGTTAGTTGGAGGATATGGCGAATTTAGAGTTTCTTATAAGAGTCTGCTATATTTATCTGTAACAGGGCGTAATGACTGGACGTCTACACTTCCGATTGACAATAGAAGCTATTTTTATCCTTCCTTTAATGGATCTTTCATTTTTACTGAATTGTTGCCTGAAAATAATGTCTTGTCTTTTGGTAAATTACGAGTTTCTCATGCTGGGGTAGGTAAGGATGCTGAACCTGGTAGTGTTATAACTACTACGTGGGCTCCTACTGCTCATCTGGCAGGATACGGAACTAGTAATTTCTGGACTAAGGGTAATCCTAATCTGGAACCTGAAAGAACGAAATCTACTGAGTTAGGTTTGGAAATGCGGTTCTTTAATGGTCGCTTGGGTTTTGATTATACTTATTATTCCAATAAGAGTATAAATCAGATTGTAAGCCCTCGCTTGAGCCAAACAACTGGATATATTTTGTTAAGTTCAAATATTGGCACGATCACCAATAAAGGAATGGAACTTTCTATTACTGGTCAACCTATCAAAACGAAAGATTTGACGTGGGATATGACATTGAATCTTTCGGGAAATCGTGGTAAGGTCAATGATCTTATAAATGGTGTGAACATATTATATGTAACAGATGTGCAAGTGGGCAATGCGAAAGCAGCATCGTTCAATGGTGGAAACTTTATGGCTATATCTGGCTCTAAATGGGCTAGAGATCCAGAAGGTAATGTTATTCTTGATCCTAAATCGGGTATGCCGACTTATGATGGATTGACAACTTATGAAATAGGTAATCGTGAACCTAAATTAATTGGTGGATTAAATAATAGTATCTCTTATAAAGGATGGAACCTGTCATTTCTATTTGACTTCAGGATTGGAGGTGATATTTATAACGGAACCGATTATTATCTCACGGATGCGGGTTTAAGTATGCGTAGTGTGAACCGCGAATCAATAACGATTGATGGTGTTGTGAAGAATGGTGATGCATATGACAAAAAGAGTTATAACTTTGACGCCAATAAGTTTTACCTCAAAGGAGTAGAAGTTCCTGAAGGAACCACTAATGCCCAAAGTGGAAAGTATATTATCCAACAATATTACAAGACATATTACGCTTATGAATCAAGTAACTATATGACCGATACTAACTGGCTGCGTTTGCGTTCTGTTTCTCTTTCTTATTCGTTCCCAAAGGTTTGGTTGGCTAAAACTAAATTTATTAAGGGGCTTACAGCCAATATTTCGGGGACAAACCTATTGTTATGGACTAACTATAAAGGGTTGGACCCTGAAAATAGTGCTGCCGGCTCAGGAGCCGTTGGCTCTAGTTCTGTTGGTATCGACTATTGCGGTGTTCCGTCTACTGCAGGAATGTCATTTGGGTTAAACTTTACATTCTGA